One stretch of Priestia megaterium DNA includes these proteins:
- a CDS encoding YolD-like family protein, whose product MEGVLKMILKALRKNGAVTINYYKNGLLQTFKGKVQRLDLTDQTLSLKDEQQNTFSIRLSGIKEIY is encoded by the coding sequence ATGGAAGGAGTTTTGAAAATGATTTTAAAAGCATTAAGAAAAAACGGGGCCGTTACAATTAACTATTATAAAAACGGTTTGCTTCAAACGTTTAAAGGAAAAGTACAGCGCCTAGATTTAACAGACCAAACGCTTTCATTAAAAGATGAACAGCAAAATACTTTCTCTATTCGCTTGTCGGGAATTAAAGAAATTTATTGA
- a CDS encoding GNAT family N-acetyltransferase: MTTITIHQANTADMEALISLMNEYIVDFYKRPQPTKKQLRNLINHLFHHSDAGVQFIATQNDEAVGFSTLYFTFSTTRVKPVAILNDLYVTEKARGQKIGEKLFSASHQYTKKHQYAAMSWETAYDNTRAQTLYRKMGGNVTNDEWIHYDISNDIL; encoded by the coding sequence ATGACTACTATTACAATTCATCAAGCTAATACTGCTGATATGGAAGCACTTATTTCATTAATGAACGAATACATTGTTGATTTTTACAAGCGTCCTCAGCCTACCAAAAAGCAGCTGAGAAATTTGATTAATCATTTGTTTCACCATTCCGATGCTGGCGTTCAGTTTATCGCGACTCAAAATGACGAGGCAGTAGGTTTTTCAACGCTTTATTTTACATTTAGCACCACGCGTGTAAAGCCTGTAGCGATTTTAAATGACTTGTACGTTACTGAAAAAGCAAGAGGACAAAAAATTGGAGAAAAGTTATTTTCGGCCAGTCATCAGTATACAAAAAAACATCAGTATGCAGCTATGTCTTGGGAAACGGCTTATGATAATACAAGAGCCCAAACGCTTTACAGGAAAATGGGCGGAAATGTAACGAACGATGAATGGATTCACTACGACATTTCAAACGATATTTTATAA
- a CDS encoding PLP-dependent aminotransferase family protein: MKFTPLLNRKDDMPLYHQLYEYIKKEIVSSRVEVNDKLPSIRSLADYLNVSRNTVDMAYQQLLAEGYVESRPKSGLYVTNTQFDLLQTDKKPTVFLHPHSETKSCTYDFRYGKVDSRLFPLNEWKKRYNESLQTYREALFTYQENQGEESLREEIATYLYQSRGVVCSKHQIIIGAGTQQSLSLLAQMLKQSIRDIAFENPCYDGASFVFKQHGFSLKPVSLNNKGINIQELYDSQARAVYVTPSHQFPYGMIMPVSRRIELLKWANDCNGFVIEDDYDGEFRYKGSPIPSLQSLDSKGRVIYTGTFSKSFMPSLRISYLVLPEVLLKEYHERFSLYEQAVPALHQRTLGLMMKNGEWSKHLRRVRTAYQLKHDTLLAALQKEFNKKITVSGEYAGLHILVRVHNDMNEQKLISAARKQDVSVYGTSRYWLTESPQQKTHLLLGFGSLEREEIEEGIRRLKNAWL; this comes from the coding sequence TTGAAGTTCACACCTTTATTAAACCGCAAGGATGATATGCCTTTGTATCACCAGCTATATGAATATATAAAAAAAGAAATTGTATCCAGCAGGGTGGAAGTAAATGACAAACTGCCTTCTATCCGGTCTCTTGCTGATTACTTAAACGTAAGTCGAAATACTGTAGATATGGCCTATCAGCAGCTTTTAGCTGAAGGATATGTAGAAAGCAGGCCCAAAAGTGGACTGTACGTAACGAATACACAGTTTGATTTATTGCAAACAGATAAAAAGCCGACTGTATTTTTACACCCTCACTCAGAAACAAAGTCGTGTACCTATGATTTTCGGTATGGAAAAGTTGATAGCCGTTTGTTTCCCTTGAATGAGTGGAAAAAACGATACAATGAAAGTCTTCAAACTTATAGAGAAGCGCTGTTCACGTACCAAGAAAATCAAGGAGAAGAATCACTGCGAGAAGAAATTGCGACGTACCTTTATCAGTCAAGAGGAGTGGTTTGTTCGAAACATCAAATTATTATTGGAGCAGGTACGCAGCAATCACTCAGTTTATTAGCGCAGATGTTAAAGCAAAGCATCAGAGATATTGCCTTTGAAAATCCTTGCTATGACGGGGCTAGCTTTGTATTTAAGCAGCATGGATTTTCCTTAAAACCCGTGTCGCTTAATAATAAAGGCATAAACATCCAAGAGCTTTATGATAGCCAAGCACGAGCTGTTTATGTTACACCATCTCATCAGTTTCCATACGGAATGATCATGCCTGTTTCAAGAAGAATAGAGCTTCTTAAATGGGCGAATGACTGCAATGGATTTGTTATTGAAGATGATTATGACGGAGAATTTCGTTATAAAGGCTCTCCCATCCCTTCATTGCAAAGCTTAGACTCTAAGGGGCGCGTCATTTATACAGGGACATTTTCAAAATCTTTTATGCCTTCTTTAAGAATCAGCTACCTTGTATTACCGGAAGTTCTTCTAAAGGAATATCATGAACGTTTCTCTTTATACGAGCAAGCTGTTCCAGCCCTTCATCAGCGGACGCTCGGACTGATGATGAAAAACGGAGAGTGGAGTAAGCATTTAAGAAGAGTGAGAACTGCTTATCAACTGAAACACGATACTCTTTTGGCGGCTTTACAGAAGGAGTTTAACAAAAAAATCACGGTGTCAGGAGAATATGCAGGTTTGCATATACTTGTCCGCGTGCACAACGATATGAACGAACAGAAGTTAATTAGCGCAGCTCGAAAGCAAGATGTCTCTGTCTACGGCACTTCTCGTTATTGGCTTACGGAATCACCTCAACAAAAGACTCATCTATTATTAGGTTTTGGAAGTTTGGAGAGAGAAGAAATAGAAGAAGGAATAAGGCGGTTGAAAAATGCTTGGTTATAA
- the mmuM gene encoding homocysteine S-methyltransferase, whose translation MNPIQQILHTFPVIVLDGAMATELERYGCDLNDSLWSAKVLMEQPELIKRVHQDYFAVGADCAITASYQSTFEGFAKRGLSEAEARELIQASVKIAAEARDEFWQQEENRLNRPKPIVAASVGPYGAFLANGSEYTGQYDVTEEELMEFHRPRMKALIEAGADVLACETIPNLMEARAIARLLEEFEGAYAWITFSAKDDLHISSGTLISECARYLDSYEQVAALGVNCTPPQYISSLIKEIKSQTDKPVVVYPNSGEHYDAESKTWNGTSAGETYGCSAHSWYEAGAQLIGGCCRTTPDDIKGITKWARK comes from the coding sequence ATGAATCCTATCCAACAAATTTTACATACATTTCCTGTGATTGTACTAGATGGTGCAATGGCAACTGAACTGGAGAGATATGGCTGTGATTTGAACGACAGCTTATGGTCTGCAAAAGTGCTGATGGAGCAGCCTGAATTGATTAAGAGAGTGCATCAAGATTACTTTGCAGTAGGAGCTGACTGTGCAATTACAGCAAGTTATCAAAGCACATTTGAAGGTTTTGCTAAACGTGGCTTGAGTGAAGCAGAGGCTCGCGAGTTAATTCAAGCATCTGTAAAAATTGCGGCTGAAGCAAGAGATGAATTTTGGCAGCAAGAAGAGAATCGTCTTAATCGTCCAAAACCAATTGTCGCCGCTTCGGTAGGGCCTTACGGAGCATTTTTAGCAAACGGATCGGAATATACTGGACAGTATGATGTAACAGAAGAAGAGTTAATGGAATTTCATCGTCCTCGTATGAAAGCATTAATTGAAGCAGGAGCGGACGTACTAGCTTGTGAAACCATTCCTAATTTAATGGAAGCAAGAGCCATTGCGAGGCTGCTAGAAGAATTTGAAGGAGCGTACGCATGGATTACGTTCAGCGCAAAAGATGACCTGCACATTAGCAGCGGAACATTAATCTCGGAGTGTGCACGCTATTTAGATTCCTATGAGCAAGTAGCGGCTCTTGGAGTTAACTGTACGCCGCCTCAATATATTTCTTCACTTATTAAAGAAATTAAATCTCAAACGGATAAGCCAGTCGTTGTGTATCCAAATTCAGGGGAGCATTATGATGCTGAATCTAAAACATGGAACGGGACATCCGCGGGCGAAACGTATGGCTGCAGCGCTCACAGCTGGTATGAAGCAGGAGCTCAGTTAATTGGAGGGTGCTGCCGCACAACTCCAGATGATATTAAAGGCATTACAAAATGGGCTAGAAAATAA